A window of the Arachis duranensis cultivar V14167 chromosome 5, aradu.V14167.gnm2.J7QH, whole genome shotgun sequence genome harbors these coding sequences:
- the LOC107488793 gene encoding DNA-directed RNA polymerase subunit 10-like protein, translating to MIIPVRCFTCGKVIGNKWDAYLDLLQSDYSEGDALDALGLVRYCCRRMLMTHVDLIEKLLNYNTLDKSDPS from the exons ATGATTATCCCAGTCCGTTGCTTCACCTGCGGAAAG GTCATCGGAAACAAATGGGATGCCTATTTGGACCTTCTCCAGTCAGATTACTCTGAAGG AGATGCGCTTGATGCTTTGGGGCTGGTTCGTTATTGTTGTAGGCGTATGCTTATGACGCATGTTGACCTCATTGAGAAGCTCCTGAATTACAACA CTCTTGACAAGTCTGATCCCAGTTAG